From Luteococcus japonicus, one genomic window encodes:
- a CDS encoding phosphotransferase — MSENNTPDQPDGTEALQSLQDFVLGARWFAGKGRDGQLAGLEQPDWIVEPGGQAPAVRAEYVTVVYPDDSHEYYQLLVSYRPEPVGEFLIGPALDPDLGYAHDAPRDVEAMRAVLQSVLAGSQVPHAWAESLPDGAKLRGDLTPRVFGGEQSNTNVLLGDVALMKIFRKLEVGPNLDIQMHDALGRARVSSAARLYGWVSGLLTPFSDEDWVDGAEPPEAQRVDLMMISELLRDARDGWELACGLAQSGEGFAGHAAALGSALAEVHLALADTFGASTLTGTDVAATMRARLETASAQAPDLRDRRQALSSVFDGLEADALRAQRVHGDFHLGQTLLTPDGWKIIDFEGEPMKSFAERQLPDSPLRDVAGLLRSFGYVTSVFDDPTGEQARAWLAEAREAFLDAYSRDAGPIDPAALAAYEADKAIYEVVYETRNRPDWVTIPLSALEAIALSADTTSDATSDAAAPAADQEN; from the coding sequence ATGAGCGAGAACAACACCCCCGATCAGCCCGACGGCACCGAGGCCCTGCAGAGCCTGCAGGACTTCGTCCTGGGGGCGCGCTGGTTCGCCGGCAAGGGCCGCGACGGCCAACTGGCCGGGCTGGAGCAGCCCGACTGGATCGTCGAGCCCGGAGGACAGGCCCCCGCGGTCCGCGCGGAGTACGTGACGGTCGTCTACCCCGACGACAGCCACGAGTACTACCAGCTGCTGGTCAGCTACCGTCCGGAGCCGGTGGGTGAGTTCCTGATCGGCCCCGCACTCGACCCGGACCTGGGCTATGCCCATGACGCCCCGCGTGACGTCGAGGCCATGCGCGCCGTGCTGCAGTCGGTCCTGGCCGGTTCCCAGGTGCCGCATGCGTGGGCGGAGAGCCTGCCGGACGGTGCGAAGCTGCGTGGCGACCTCACGCCGAGGGTCTTCGGTGGCGAGCAGTCCAACACCAATGTGCTGCTCGGCGACGTCGCCTTGATGAAGATCTTCCGCAAGCTGGAGGTCGGACCCAACCTGGACATCCAGATGCACGATGCCCTCGGACGAGCCCGCGTCAGCTCGGCTGCCCGGCTCTATGGCTGGGTCAGCGGCTTGCTGACGCCCTTCAGCGACGAGGACTGGGTTGACGGCGCCGAGCCGCCCGAGGCCCAGCGCGTTGACCTGATGATGATCAGCGAGCTGCTCCGCGACGCCCGTGACGGCTGGGAGCTGGCCTGTGGGTTGGCGCAGTCGGGCGAGGGCTTCGCCGGGCATGCTGCGGCACTGGGTTCCGCCTTGGCGGAGGTCCACCTGGCCCTGGCGGACACCTTCGGGGCCAGCACGCTGACCGGCACCGATGTTGCCGCCACCATGCGGGCCCGTCTGGAGACGGCGTCCGCCCAGGCCCCTGACCTGCGGGATCGGCGGCAGGCGCTCTCGTCGGTCTTCGACGGGCTCGAGGCGGATGCCCTGCGCGCCCAGCGGGTGCACGGTGACTTCCACCTGGGGCAGACCCTGCTGACACCCGATGGCTGGAAGATCATCGACTTCGAGGGTGAGCCGATGAAGTCCTTCGCGGAGCGCCAGCTGCCCGACAGTCCTCTGCGTGACGTCGCCGGCCTGCTGCGCAGCTTCGGCTACGTGACCAGTGTCTTCGACGACCCCACCGGGGAGCAGGCCCGGGCGTGGCTTGCGGAGGCGCGCGAGGCCTTCCTCGACGCCTATTCCCGGGATGCAGGCCCGATCGACCCGGCGGCCCTGGCCGCCTATGAAGCAGACAAGGCCATCTACGAGGTGGTCTACGAGACGAGGAATCGACCCGACTGGGTGACGATCCCGTTGAGTGCACTGGAGGCAATTGCCTTGAGTGCTGACACGACGTCGGATGCGACGTCTGACGCGGCCGCCCCGGCTGCAGACCAGGAGAACTGA
- the glgB gene encoding 1,4-alpha-glucan branching protein GlgB: MGYDLAGGLTGWDMEGFQSGGDTELWKRLGAHVVTIPTDDGGTVTGTRFSVWAPNAQAVQLIGEFNYWGGDEMYRLPGTGVWSRFIEDRGTDTLYKFRIQGPDGVWREKADPMATFCESAPSTASIVYESQYIWSDDEWIARREKAQAHQEPMSIYELHLGSWRKGLTYLELADELVEYVKWQGYTHVEFMPVSEHPFEPSWGYQVTGYFAPTSRFGRPDDFRHLVDTLHQAGIGVILDWVPGHFPKDEWALGRFDGTALYEHADPRQGEHMDWGTYIFNYGRNEVKSFLVSNALYWVSEFHIDGLRVDAVASMLYLDYSRKEGEWVPNVFGGRENLEAIDFLRYTNKHLYERHPGVLMIAEESTSFPGVTRPVHHDGLGFGFKWNMGWMNDSLRYIEEDPVNRQYNHHLMTFAMVYAYSENFILPISHDEVVHGKGSMVNKVPQDDWRKFATMRAFYAYMWSFPGKQLIFMGQEFGQRSEFSEERGLEWWVADMWGHGGLKRLFKDMNDIYRNEPALYALDSDPAGFEWIASDDAAGNVFAWARTDGVGNKVACLFNFSAEPKNTYGIWLPQAGVWKEILNTDSPAYDGDGNFGNYGQVIAREGASPWGDGAGATVCIPPLGAIWLKYDASATAELPGDMGLA, from the coding sequence ATGGGATACGACCTTGCAGGTGGCCTGACCGGTTGGGACATGGAGGGCTTCCAGAGCGGTGGAGACACCGAGCTGTGGAAGCGCCTCGGCGCCCACGTCGTCACCATTCCCACCGATGACGGCGGCACGGTCACCGGAACCCGCTTCTCCGTCTGGGCGCCCAATGCCCAGGCTGTGCAGCTGATCGGTGAGTTCAACTACTGGGGCGGCGACGAGATGTACCGCCTGCCCGGCACCGGTGTGTGGAGCCGTTTCATCGAGGACCGCGGCACAGACACGCTCTACAAGTTCCGCATCCAGGGCCCGGACGGTGTGTGGCGGGAGAAGGCCGACCCGATGGCGACCTTCTGCGAGTCCGCCCCGTCGACCGCCTCGATCGTCTACGAGAGCCAGTACATCTGGAGCGACGACGAGTGGATCGCCCGCCGCGAGAAGGCGCAGGCCCACCAGGAGCCGATGAGCATCTACGAGCTCCACCTGGGCTCGTGGCGCAAGGGGCTGACCTACCTGGAGCTGGCCGACGAGCTGGTCGAGTACGTCAAGTGGCAGGGCTACACCCATGTGGAGTTCATGCCGGTCTCGGAGCACCCCTTCGAACCGTCCTGGGGCTACCAGGTCACCGGCTACTTCGCTCCCACCAGCCGCTTCGGCCGTCCGGATGACTTCCGTCACCTGGTCGACACGCTGCACCAGGCGGGTATCGGCGTCATCCTCGACTGGGTTCCCGGGCACTTCCCGAAGGATGAGTGGGCGCTGGGACGCTTTGACGGCACCGCCCTCTACGAGCACGCGGACCCGCGCCAGGGCGAGCACATGGACTGGGGCACCTACATCTTCAACTACGGCCGCAATGAGGTGAAGAGCTTCCTGGTCAGCAATGCGCTGTACTGGGTCAGCGAATTCCACATCGACGGCCTGCGCGTGGATGCCGTCGCCTCCATGCTCTACCTGGACTACTCCCGCAAGGAGGGCGAGTGGGTGCCCAATGTCTTCGGCGGCCGCGAGAACCTGGAGGCGATCGACTTCCTGCGCTACACCAACAAGCACCTCTACGAGCGCCATCCCGGGGTGTTGATGATCGCCGAGGAGTCCACCAGCTTCCCCGGAGTCACCCGTCCGGTGCACCACGACGGCCTGGGTTTCGGCTTCAAGTGGAACATGGGCTGGATGAATGACTCGCTTCGCTACATTGAAGAGGATCCGGTCAACCGCCAGTACAACCACCACCTGATGACCTTTGCGATGGTCTACGCCTACTCGGAGAACTTCATCCTGCCGATCAGCCACGACGAGGTCGTGCATGGCAAGGGATCGATGGTCAACAAGGTGCCTCAGGATGACTGGCGCAAGTTCGCCACCATGCGCGCCTTCTACGCCTACATGTGGTCCTTCCCGGGCAAGCAGCTGATCTTCATGGGCCAGGAGTTCGGCCAGCGCAGCGAGTTCAGCGAGGAGCGGGGTCTCGAGTGGTGGGTGGCCGACATGTGGGGCCATGGCGGCCTCAAGCGCCTGTTCAAGGACATGAACGACATCTACCGCAATGAACCCGCGCTGTATGCGCTGGACAGTGACCCGGCCGGTTTCGAGTGGATCGCCTCCGATGATGCCGCGGGCAATGTCTTCGCCTGGGCCCGCACGGACGGCGTGGGCAACAAGGTGGCCTGCCTGTTCAACTTCTCCGCGGAGCCGAAGAACACCTACGGCATCTGGCTTCCCCAGGCCGGCGTCTGGAAGGAGATCCTCAACACGGACTCCCCCGCCTACGACGGCGACGGCAACTTCGGCAACTACGGCCAGGTCATCGCCCGCGAGGGCGCCTCGCCGTGGGGCGATGGTGCCGGTGCGACGGTGTGCATCCCGCCGCTGGGTGCCATCTGGTTGAAGTACGACGCAAGCGCCACGGCCGAGCTGCCCGGCGACATGGGTCTGGCCTGA